GGAGCACGTAGCGAGAAAGGGGGTACTTGGGTTGCGGACGCTCCTGTCTGCACAGATCAGCTTGAAGTTTCAAACTGTGCTGATTGCGAAATGTGATGCTGCATTGCCCCTGCTGAGTGTTTATTATGGCCCTGGTGTGGCTGAAATCAGCAAGACCTGCTTTGAGCGTGCCATTGCCAGGCCCACAATTACTGCTCAGACCAGGTGGAAAGAGTTTATTGATGTTAATGACAGCACTGCTTGTGCAATGCAGGAGGAACATACCAACAGGACTGTATGAGTTGCCAGTGCTGTCGCAGTCCTTCACAAACACTGTCAGCCGATAATAGCCCACATAAGGGCAGAGAACGTGACAGCTGAGCTGGTCAGGTTCACTTTGTGTGGCCACGCATCTTTTGGCCAGCGCTTCATCCAGGTCTTTGTGGAAAAGTTCGCACAGCATCATCAGAGGCCGACTGGTTTGGAGCACCATCTCAAAAGTGGCAGACTCCAGCATGATCTCAGCCTGATATTGGCATGGTTTGAGCCCCATGCTCGTTGCGTTCTGATTCAGGCCCCAGGACTTGGATGGGTTCTCGGGGAAGCTATCTAAAGGAGAAGGCTTGGGACATTCCAGCAGGAAGTTGCAGACACATTGGAGCTTGCCAGAAGTGTTGGCTGTTCGAGCAAACACAATGACGTCGAACGTTCCCTGTGTCGGGGGCCGAAGCCGCAGCTTCATGTGAGTGGTGGTTACGGTGAGGAGAGCAGCAGAGGTGCTCAGCTCTCTCTGTATGGAGTCACTGCGCTGACAGATCTGGTAGGAGAACTCCAGAGGCTCTGGGAAAGTCATGGAAACAGTGGCTTCACCATTCTCTGAAATGGGAAAAGAGGAAGGTAAAGATGTTTATTGACCTAATAACAAATAATGGAAACAGCTGACAGGAAACAATAGTATTGTGATGCATTATGATACCCCTattatttaaaggtgctctaagcgatgccacgcgttttttaggctaaaacattttatgtcacttactgcaaacatcacctaaccatccgttagctgtctgtgtcctgaatacactgtaaaaaaacgcaatctctgtggactgcccaggctccaaaaacggcaacaaaaacaacctgggcaaacctagcccataaaaacataacaaactgttccagcaaatcacagatgagatgcgcgtttaggagagtttcaattcaatctctgttttgtttgaaagacaacagaagtgacgttacccagcatcgcttagagcacctttaacatcAGACAATTGTTGACCAGTTGACAATGTGTTTGAAGTGATGCCTCCTCAAATCAAACCAATCACAGTATGTATTATGACAAATCCTCCTAACAATCCAATTCACTGAGATGGTAATGCCAACCTGTGATCAGCAGGAAGTGTGTGGGATGGTGAAGTGTCAGCCCCAGCTGGAAAAATTGTGAGTATTTTTGGACCCTCATCCGGAACTCCTCCAATGAGAGAGGCTCCTTGAGGAGTTGCCACTCCACCTCGTCTGGGAAGTGGTCACTTATGAACATATCTGGGTCTGTCAGGAAGTAGAACTCA
This portion of the Alosa sapidissima isolate fAloSap1 chromosome 22, fAloSap1.pri, whole genome shotgun sequence genome encodes:
- the LOC121697017 gene encoding kyphoscoliosis peptidase-like isoform X2, whose protein sequence is MCSEVGIECRKVSGHSKGASYRPGLHAEPTKSNHAWNAVRLQGNWYLLDSCWGAGTVDLTKRVFNKCYNEFYFLTDPDMFISDHFPDEVEWQLLKEPLSLEEFRMRVQKYSQFFQLGLTLHHPTHFLLITENGEATVSMTFPEPLEFSYQICQRSDSIQRELSTSAALLTVTTTHMKLRLRPPTQGTFDVIVFARTANTSGKLQCVCNFLLECPKPSPLDSFPENPSKSWGLNQNATSMGLKPCQYQAEIMLESATFEMVLQTSRPLMMLCELFHKDLDEALAKRCVATQSEPDQLSCHVLCPYVGYYRLTVFVKDCDSTGNSYSPVGMFLLHCTSSAVININKLFPPGLSSNCGPGNGTLKAGLADFSHTRAIINTQQGQCSITFRNQHSLKLQADLCRQERPQPKYPLSRYVLLSCDEKDVTISVALPGAGVYRLSLFGGPATSALSHICDYVLWNDWDGAWPPFPQSYSTWNDGCVLFEPRTGHLEPMSKVRFCVKIPRAIKVNVIGQDHTELHINQKSQMWEGEVHTSTVPQLKLAASFPGGAPRELNILLCFDVLRTPNGMR